The Chryseobacterium sp. G0186 genome includes the window ATGATGAATATTTTTGGTTGCAAAGTTTCTTTTCATGACTTCCAGAGCCACGTTGACACTTTGATTATTGGGATAGCCCAATTTTAATATATCTTTTCCTTTTAGTTTTAAATTTCCCATTGTTTTTAATTTAGATGCAAGATGTAGAACACAAGATCCAAGACCTGGACCTGCTTTTTACATCAATTTTTTATTTATACCATTTAATTTGAAGTTATTTTTACTCAATTCAAATGGCACCAACTAAAATTTTAGTTGATTTTATTTTTGTCATTTTGGAATAAGATTTCTTCTATGACCAGAATGACGATGTGGAGACCTTTTCTTAGCCCCGATTGCAGCGGCTACCCCGCAGCGAGCCTGAAAGGCGAGCGAGGAGTAATAGCGGAAAGCGGGAAACAGCTTCAAATAAAAATTATCTGCTATTGGAAAAAGTTCCTAAATTTTATTAAAAATAGATTTCGGGGAAACGTGAGTTTGAAATATTGCGCAATAAAAAACCCGAAATCTCTACGACTTCGGGTTTTGATATTTCATTGTACTGTTATTCTATGAGTGTACCAAACCACGAAGCCTTACCACCATAAGGGGTAATCCAACTGTAGAATTCTGAATAGTTCTGAACATTGCTTCGTTGTTTTTTAATGGTTAAACTTGATTTTCAGGTGCAAATATAGAATTATTTTTTTAATCATCAATTATTTAAATCTTATTTTTGTGAAAAAAGAGTTTTATGCATAAATTTTTATTGGCCTTAGTTTCATTACTTTTCATAGGTTGTAAGAAAGAGGAACCTGTAAAAAAAGAAGAGGTAAAAGTAGTAGAGAAAGGTTGTTTTTCTTCCCATTTCATGGAAAAAATTCTGGATTTGGAAGAAATGAAAAACCAGGCTAAGTTTCTCGAATCAGAGACCAAAGGAAAAGGTAGGATCGGTTTTCTTGTAGACAGTACAAAAGTAAATAATGGCTGGGATTATTCTATTTCTGTTGGATATAATGGTCCGGATCGTTTTGAAACCTATCATATTTTTCAGGCATCAAGTGCTCAGTGTAATACCTTAACCATTTTAGACCCTCCGTCCGGAGAATATATTTCTCTTGAGGAGTGGAGAAAAAACAAAGATACTCCTGCCCCAATGGAATCTTTATTAAAAACAGGGCTTTATAGTTTACCTATTGAAAGTCTTCCTCAGGTAGATGTAAAGTTTATAGAAACAGATTTTACGGTGGAAGGTTCAGAAAAGTACAGCTGTGGAGAGCCTACATTCCGATATTTTCCTTTAGCTCGATATAAGGACGTTGAACTAATTCTTGTTCCGATGGATTGCGGAGATTTTGACTACCGATATTATCTGCTTACTGTACTGAATAACAGTATCGTTGGTGAAGCCTATGTAGAAGGTATTTGGTTTGATCCCGGAAAGGATGATAAGAAAGAGGAGTTCAGCAGCTATGAAATCAATAAAGCAGGAGAAATCATTGTGACAACAGATCATAAGATTGATGGAAATAGCCAAAAGATAACTAAAATGCATTATCAGATTATGGATGATGGTAAAATCGTTCAGAAAAAATAAAACAAAGGCTGTTTCAGAAGTTGAAACAGCCTTTGTTTTTTCACCTGAGGTGAATAATGCTTAGAAAAATAGCATCAATAACTTTGGTCATCCGTTGGATATCCAATGTTTCTAAAGTATCTGTAGGTTTATGATAATTTTTGTTTCTAAAGAAGGAAGTATCGGTAATCATAAGAGCGGGGAAATCAAATTTCCAATAGTTCAGATGATCTGAATAGTCTATACCACCTACAAACTTGGGTGCCGGAAATGTTTCTGTTTTTATCTGGTTGGAAGCCTTAAAATGATCTATAAAGTTTCCTACAAATGGTCCTGCTCCGCTGAGCTTTTTCACCAAAGTAATAAAATCTCCCTTATCTCCATAAATCCATGAAAGAATGTCTATTGGAAAGTTCTGAGATCCTTTTTCGTCCTTAAAGTAGCCAATCATTTCTACACTGGCCATACCATACACATCAATTTCATTGTCTTTTAAGTACTTTGCATGGATATAGCTACCCATATTTTCTGTTCTGAAATAAGGAGGTTCTTCTAATGTATAGGCAACCAGATCAACCCGATAGTTAAGCTTTTGCCCTTTAAGCATTCTTGCCAACTCCAAAAGGGCTGTAACTCCTGTAGCATTGTCGTCTGCACCCTGCTGATCTCCGCAAACATCATAATGCGCACCTATTATAATTCTCTTTTTATTTTCTGTTCCAAAGGAGCCTATTACATTTTTATAGACCTTTCCGTCTACCTTATACTCCTGAAATTCTGTACTGTGACTGTATGTATGAAACGTTTGCTGAATGTAATCTGCAACGGCATTCAGCTGGTCAACATTTTTATGATTCCGAAATTGTAGCGTTTGGGTAAGTGCTGTTAAGTGTTTTTTGACCAATGTTGTATCGGCAGGAACTGGTGATTTTTGTACCGTCTTATTTTTTCTGCCTGAACAGAATAAAACAACAATGCCGATAACAAATAAGCCTGCAAAAAGAATGAGCTTCATCTTCGCAGGCTTTATTATATTTTTTAACCCCATAAGGATATGCTTTTAATTTCTCTGTTGAAATTAAAGCTTTTTAGGTTTAGTTTTCTAAAAATCTCTCCAAGATTTCCACGGCACATTTTGGAAGATTGGTTCCTGGGCCGAAAATGAAGTCTGCTCCATTGGCATAAAGGAATTCATAATCCTGCTGTGGAATTACTCCACCTACTACGATGGTAACGTCATCCGCACCCAGTTTTTTAAGCTCTTCAACAACCTGAGGAACCAGAGTTTTGTGTCCGGCAGCCAGAGAAGATACTCCTAAGATATGAATATCATTTTCTACCGCCTGTTTTGCCACTTCTTCCGGTGTCTGGAATAAAGGGGCTACATCGACATCAAATCCCATATCTGCAAATGCTGTTGCCACTACTTTTGCTCCTCTGTCATGTCCATCCTGCCCCATTTTGGCCACCATGATTCTTGGGCGACGTCCTTCTTCTTCTTCAAATTTCTGAGTAAGGTTAAGGGCTTTTTCAAAGTATTCATTTTTTCCGGCATTCATAGCGTATACTCCAGAGATTGTTTTGATGTTTGCTTTATATCTTCCGAATGTTTCTTCCATGGCATCACTCATTTCGCCAAGGGTCACTCTTCTTCTTGCCGCTTCTATGCACAGTGCCAACAGGTTTCCTTTTCCTGTTTTTGCACTTTCACGGATTTCATTTAAAATCTGGTCTACAGCTTCGCTGTTTCTGTCTATTTTTATATTGTTCAGCCTTTCGATCTGTTTTCTACGAACTTCTGTATTATCAATATCAAGAATCTCTATGGCATCCTGCTTTAATGATGACCTGAAAGAATTAACTCCAATAATGAATTCTTCTCCGCTATCAATTTTAGCCTGTTTTTTAGCGGCAGCTTCTTCAATCCTCATTTTTGGAATTCCTGCTTCAATGGCCTTGGTCATCCCTCCTTCCTGTTCTACCTCATTAATGTACCTCATCGCCTCTTCAATCATCTGTTGGGTAAGGCTTTCTACAAGGTTACTTCCTCCCATTGGATCTACGACATCACATATTCCGCTTTCCTGCTGAAGAATGATCTGCGTATTTCTTGCAATTTTTGCTGAATAGTCTGTAGGAAGTGCAATGGCTTCATCCAGTGCATTGGTGTGCAGTGACTGTGTTCCGCCTAATGCTGAAGACAAAGCTTCAATAGCTGTTCTTGTGATATTATTAAAAGGTTCCTGTTCTGTTAATGACCATCCTGAGGTCTGTGAATGGGTTCTTAGAGCCAGAGATTTTGGATTCTGTGGATTGAATTGTTTTAAAAGGGTTGCCCAGATATATCTTGCGGCACGCATTTTAGCAATTTCCATGAAGTGATTCATCCCGATGGCCCAGAAGAATGACAATCTTGGAGCAAAGTCATCCACATTCATTCCTGCCTTGATTCCTGTTCTTACATATTCAAGACCGTCTGCAAGGGTATATGCCATTTCCAGTACCGGAGTGGCTCCAGCTTCCTGCATGTGGTATCCTGAAATGGAAATGGAGTTGAATTTTGGAATGTTTTGCGAAGTATATTCAAAAATATCTGCAATGATCTTCATGGATGGTGCAGGCGGATAGATATAGGTATTTCTTACCATGAACTCTTTCAAAATGTCATTTTGAATGGTTCCCGAAAGCAATTCCTGCTTCACTCCCTGTTCTTCTGCAGCAACGATATAGAAAGACAAAATAGGAAGTACTGCCCCATTCATCGTCATGGAAACGGAAATCTGATCCAACGGTATTTCGTTGAACAGGATCTTCATGTCTTCTACCGAATCGATGGCAACACCAGCTTTTCCTACGTCACCTACAACTCTTGCGTGGTCAGAGTCATATCCTCTGTGTGTCGCAAGGTCAAATGCTACTGAAAGTCCTTTTTGTCCTGCCGCCAGGTTTCTTCTGTAAAAAGCATTGGATTCTTCTGCGGTGGAGAAACCGGCATACTGACGGATCGTCCATGGTTTTTGAACATACATGGTGGAATACGGTCCTCTCAGGTAAGGTTCAATTCCTGGAGAAGTCTGTGTTAATGATTCGTCTTTTACATCTTTTTTCTCATAAGATGATTTAAGTTCCAACCCGTCTTTTTCAAAATTGTAAATTTCTCTTTCCTGAGGCAATACATTAAAATCGGGCTTTTTCACAGAAATTGTCTTTCGCATTCCAATAATTTTTGTCTCCGTAAAGTTAATTTTTTTGAGCGAAACATGAAACTTATGTTAACATTCAGTTTCTCTGATTTTTAGCAAAAGAAAAAGACCGGACAAATGCCCGGCCTTATTCAATTTATTTTATCTGCTTATCTTTTGGGTAAGCCTGATTTTTACGCTTTATGATTAGAGTTTAATCCCCATTTCATATAATGCAAATGACAAAAGATCTGCATTTTCACCGATTACCTGATCTGTTGATCTTCCGGCACCGTGTCCTGCATTCTTTTCAATTCTTAAAAGGATAGGATTTTTACATGCCTGTTTCTCCTGAAGTTCTGCCCCAAACTTAAATGAGTGAGCCGGAACTACCCTGTCATCATGGTCGCTGGTAATGATCATTGTGGATGGATAACATGTTCCTGCTTTTACATTGTGAACCGGAGAGTAAGATTTCAGGTATTCAAACATTTCCTTGTTGTCCTCTGCTGTTCCGTAGTCATATGACCAACCGGCACCGGCTGTAAATTTGTTATATCTCAACATATCCAATACTCCTACTCCAGGGAATGCTACTCTTGCCAGGTCAGGGCGTAAAGTCATGGTTGCTCCTACCAATAAACCTCCGTTTGATCTTCCTGAAAGTGCCATATATTCTTTTGAAGTATAGCCCTTATTTTGTAGGTATTCTCCAGCTGCGATGAAGTCTTCAAAAACATTTTTCTTCTGCATTTTTGTTCCTGCATCATGCCATTTTTTACCATATTCACCACCTCCACGGATGTTTGGAACGGCATAGATACCACCATTTTCCATCCAGATTGCATTCACTACTGAGAAAGAAGGCTGTAAGCTGATATTGAAACCTCCGTAAGAGTATAGAATGGTAGGGTTTTTACCATCAAGCTTAGTTCCTTTTTTATAATTGATCATCATAGGAACTTTTGTTCCGTCTTTGGAAGTATAGAATACCTGCTCGGAAACATAATCATCCGGATTAAACTTCACTTTTGGTTTTTGGTATACTTCTGATTTCCCTGAATCTACGTTAAATTTGTAGGTCGTTCCCGGTGTGATGTAGTTGCTGAAAGAGTAATAGATATCTTTTTCTTTTTCCTTTCCACCAAATCCTGAAACATTTCCTTTCCCTGGAAGGGAAATTTCTCTGATCAATTTTCCGGTTTTATCAAACTGCTTCACCTTGTCTATGGCATCTACCATATAGGTTGCAAAGAAATACCCTCCTCCTGAAGAGATTCCCAATACGTTTTCAGTCTGTGGAATTACATCTTTCCATGTATCCGGAGTCGGATTGCTGATGGTTGTTTTTACAAGACGCATATTAGGAGCATCTTTATCAGTAGAAATGAAAAGGTTATCCCCTTCTGTATCTACGATATTTGCATTGATATCAAACCCTTTTACGATCTGTACAAAGTCTCCTCCTTTTTTCAGATCCTTTACATACAACTCATTACCATTAGTGGCATTGGCTGCAGAAATGATCAGATATCTTTGGTCTTCAGAAACGTAAGCTCCCAGGTATCTTCTTGGTGTTTTTTCACCTCCAAAGATCAGTTTATCCTCAGATTGTTTTGTTCCTAATTTATGGAAGTA containing:
- the scpA gene encoding methylmalonyl-CoA mutase; amino-acid sequence: MRKTISVKKPDFNVLPQEREIYNFEKDGLELKSSYEKKDVKDESLTQTSPGIEPYLRGPYSTMYVQKPWTIRQYAGFSTAEESNAFYRRNLAAGQKGLSVAFDLATHRGYDSDHARVVGDVGKAGVAIDSVEDMKILFNEIPLDQISVSMTMNGAVLPILSFYIVAAEEQGVKQELLSGTIQNDILKEFMVRNTYIYPPAPSMKIIADIFEYTSQNIPKFNSISISGYHMQEAGATPVLEMAYTLADGLEYVRTGIKAGMNVDDFAPRLSFFWAIGMNHFMEIAKMRAARYIWATLLKQFNPQNPKSLALRTHSQTSGWSLTEQEPFNNITRTAIEALSSALGGTQSLHTNALDEAIALPTDYSAKIARNTQIILQQESGICDVVDPMGGSNLVESLTQQMIEEAMRYINEVEQEGGMTKAIEAGIPKMRIEEAAAKKQAKIDSGEEFIIGVNSFRSSLKQDAIEILDIDNTEVRRKQIERLNNIKIDRNSEAVDQILNEIRESAKTGKGNLLALCIEAARRRVTLGEMSDAMEETFGRYKANIKTISGVYAMNAGKNEYFEKALNLTQKFEEEEGRRPRIMVAKMGQDGHDRGAKVVATAFADMGFDVDVAPLFQTPEEVAKQAVENDIHILGVSSLAAGHKTLVPQVVEELKKLGADDVTIVVGGVIPQQDYEFLYANGADFIFGPGTNLPKCAVEILERFLEN
- a CDS encoding M28 family peptidase, whose amino-acid sequence is MKLILFAGLFVIGIVVLFCSGRKNKTVQKSPVPADTTLVKKHLTALTQTLQFRNHKNVDQLNAVADYIQQTFHTYSHSTEFQEYKVDGKVYKNVIGSFGTENKKRIIIGAHYDVCGDQQGADDNATGVTALLELARMLKGQKLNYRVDLVAYTLEEPPYFRTENMGSYIHAKYLKDNEIDVYGMASVEMIGYFKDEKGSQNFPIDILSWIYGDKGDFITLVKKLSGAGPFVGNFIDHFKASNQIKTETFPAPKFVGGIDYSDHLNYWKFDFPALMITDTSFFRNKNYHKPTDTLETLDIQRMTKVIDAIFLSIIHLR
- a CDS encoding prolyl oligopeptidase family serine peptidase, with protein sequence MLLTAGVLFSASFYSQTMNYPKALKGGQSDTYFGTAVSDPFRDLEHDSDATKKWVDEEVAYSQNYLSKIPFRDKIKNQLKDIWNYEKISAPFKEGDYTYYSKNDGLQAQSVLYRTNNKTKTTEVFLDPNKFSDKGTTSLSNLSFNKKGNLAAYSISEGGSDWNKIIIIDAVTKKQIDETLLDVKFSGISWQGDEGFYYSSYDKPKEGTVLSGMTDKHKVYFHKLGTKQSEDKLIFGGEKTPRRYLGAYVSEDQRYLIISAANATNGNELYVKDLKKGGDFVQIVKGFDINANIVDTEGDNLFISTDKDAPNMRLVKTTISNPTPDTWKDVIPQTENVLGISSGGGYFFATYMVDAIDKVKQFDKTGKLIREISLPGKGNVSGFGGKEKEKDIYYSFSNYITPGTTYKFNVDSGKSEVYQKPKVKFNPDDYVSEQVFYTSKDGTKVPMMINYKKGTKLDGKNPTILYSYGGFNISLQPSFSVVNAIWMENGGIYAVPNIRGGGEYGKKWHDAGTKMQKKNVFEDFIAAGEYLQNKGYTSKEYMALSGRSNGGLLVGATMTLRPDLARVAFPGVGVLDMLRYNKFTAGAGWSYDYGTAEDNKEMFEYLKSYSPVHNVKAGTCYPSTMIITSDHDDRVVPAHSFKFGAELQEKQACKNPILLRIEKNAGHGAGRSTDQVIGENADLLSFALYEMGIKL